A segment of the Bacillus pseudomycoides genome:
CCACTGCGCCATAATCGAACCACCGCGTGAAACAATACCTGTTGTACGTTTTGCTGTAATTGGAATGTAACGAAGTAGTACACCAGCATGAATTGTAAAGTAGTCAACGCCTTGCTCCGCTTGTTCAATTAACGTGTCACGGTATACTTCCCAAGTTAAATCTTCAGCAATACCATTTACTTTTTCTAGCGCTTGATAAATCGGCACTGTTCCAACTGGTACAGGAGCATTACGGATGATCCATTCACGAGTTGTATGAATATTTTTCCCTGTCGATAGATCCATAATTGTATCTGCGCCCCAGCGTGTTGCCCACGTCATCTTCTCTACTTCTTCTGCAATTGAGGAAGAGACAGCAGAGTTCCCAATATTCGCATTTACTTTCACATGGAAATTGCGTCCGATAATCATCGGTTCTGCTTCTGGGTGGTTAATATTTGCTGGTAAAATTGCGCGTCCTTCTGCGATTTCTTTACGAACAAACTCAGGCTCTACACCTTCACGAATCGCAATATATTCCATCTCAGATGTAATGATGCCGTTACGTGCATAGTGCATTTGCGTTACATTTGCGCCTTTTTTTGCACGAAGTGGTTTACGATCCATTTGTGGAAACACAGGTGTATGATTAGATGCAGCCTTCACACCATCATCTTCCGGTTTAATTTCGCGCCCTTCATACTCTTCTACATCTCCGCGGTCAACAATCCAGCCGCGGCGTGGCGTTGGAATTCCTTTTTCCAGCTCTACTTTGTACTCAGGATCTGTGTATGGGCCGCTTGTATCATAAACACGAATTGGTGGATTTGGCACACCATTTGTATCACTTTGCTCAATCTCACGCATCGGTACTTTCATACCTTCACGCGGGCCATCAACATAGACTTTCTTACTCCCCGGTAAACTCGACTTCAATTCAATTTGCTCAGCTGAAACAGATTGCTTCATAATTTGTGTTTCCTCCCCTTTATCATTTCAAGAAACCTATCTTACTCAGAATCCTTGTGTCATCTTCTAGGTAAGATAGGTTATCTTGATTTTCACTTCGACCAATCGTAATGATTGGCTCAGCTTTAGGACGAGAATAGAACTTGTGGCCAGCGTATGCCAAAATAAAAAGAGCCAGGTCCATAGTAAAACAAGGACCTGGCTCATAAAGACATAGTTATGTAAAGCCGTTAACTTCCCTACGCTGGTACGAGCCAGATCAGGTCCAGAGGGTTAAGAAGTTCTCGCACTTCTCTCTCAGCCCACGCTTCTCTTGGGCACCCCTAGTTTATCACTGATTTAATTTTCAATACTTTCCCATCATACACGATAATCTGAAAAATGCAAAGGGATTAAATCGTTTTATCTTTCAACAAATATCACTGAAATACGTTGGTTAATCGATATTCTTCGACGAATGGTCGATATATACAAAAAGATGTCGCGATGTTATAAAAAACACTCAAATATATTGGCATTAATAAAGAAGAAAAGGTTAAAGTTCTAGATACATTTTGCACTTGATATAGTTACCATAATAGTACTTAACGATATTCCATATACCTAGAAATCTAGAAAAGTCCCTTCAGATCTCTGAAGGGACTTTTTGTTCAGATAATGAGCGTTAGGCTATTAAATCAATTTTTTTATTAAACTCCGTTTGTTCCTTTCTTTTTTTTAATTATTGCATAAGATAGTATAAAAACATTAAAGGAGGACAAACCTTGTTTAAATTGTATTTAGATCCTGGGCACGGTGGTACTGATAGCGGTGCAATAGGAAATGAATTATTAGAAAAAAATCTCACTTTAGATATCGCTCTTCGCATTCGTTCTCTACTGCTAAATAATTATGAGAATGTTGATGTGAAGATGAGCCGTGAGACTGATGTATTTGTTTCATTAACGGAACGTACAAATGCGGCAAATACTTGGCAAGCAAATTATTTCCTCTCTATTCACATAAATTCTGCGGATAGTAGCAGTGCAAAGGGATATGAAGATTTTATATATGATGGCCTTTCTGATTCTTCACAAACAGCAACTTATCAAAATATCTTGCATGAAGAAATCATAAAAACAAATGAACTATTTGATAGAGGCAAAAAAAAGGCGGATCTTCATGTACTACGTGAAAGTAATATGCCAGCATTATTAACAGAAAATGGATTTATTACGAACGTAGAAGATACTACAAAGTTAAAAGACGCAAACTGGCGACAAAAGGTTGCAGAAGGTCATGTAAATGGTTTAGCTAGAGCTTTTAATCTAACAAAAAAGTCAAATACCTATCGTGTCATTATAGATGGAGTTCAAGTAGGGGCTTACGCCAAGAAAGAAAATATATTAACAGCTGTTCAAAATAACTTAGATCAATCCCAAGAAATTCTCATACAAAAAATTCAATCTCAACCAACTGTTGCACCACCTTCTTCACTAAGCAGATTTATGAGTACAGTGGACACAAATACACTTTATTTAGAAGGGCAACAACTCGGAGAGACAGCTGCTTTGAACATGCGAGATGATATTGTAGTGTTAGATTTTGGTTGGCCTAAATACGTTAGGAAAACTAAAACATACGGAACACTTCTTTTTAGTGGTTTTAGAGCGGGGAATACCTTTGCCTCGACTACAGATATCGCCAATGCGGTGAAAGCTTTTGCCCAGGGATATCACACGGCTATTAATAATAATGCAAATAATTCACGCGTGGTCATTGCCATTGGAACAAATAATAAGAAGGGCGCTTCCTCTGAGCACGCGCAAGCTTGGGCATCTATGGTTGAGCAGGTAAAAGTATGGGCTCAAAACCAAGGTTACTCTGAAATCACCATAGCCGCTGCAAGCGATATGGAGATGGGATGGAATAGCCCAAGAAACACACGAGCATGGGTTAATAGCTATAAATCATACTTTTTAAATAGTGGAAAACCTTTCATTACACTATACAATTACGGTGATGCAGCAGGATGCCCACCTTACGGAACTTGTAATAACGGATGGACTCAGGACGATGTCTGGTATATATCATGGGGATCCGGAATTTCATCTCCACTCCCAGAAATCTATACCACAAATAGTGCACAGGCAAAAGAATGGGCCAGCCTAGTTAAATACTCTTTCACGAAGGACCCTAACAATCCTATGATTATCGCAGGAGTCATAACACAATACCAAGCCTGTATAGACCAAGGTGGCTGTTCGGGGACGAACAATACGCCTGCGCAAGGATGGACGCAACTTTGGAATGAATTAAACTCTGACAGCCAAACCGCCCAAACACTCACAAATCCTCAAACGCTCCGCTGGGCTACCGATATTACCTGGCAAAACTAAAATTGTAGGATTTATGAGGTTTTAATGCGAAAACCACTCACTAGAATCCTAGAGTATCAGTCATTCGAATGAAAAATAACTACTCAACTTATCGATAGTTAAAAGTTCCAAAAACAAGTTTATCAATATAAGGTATGATATAGCTGGATCATTAGCACTTTTTAAATCTTGCAATTTTAAACCTGCCATATTTAATGTTTATGGCTTATTCTTTCATCCTCCCTCTAGCTAAAAGAGGAGTTTCTTATCTAAATCTTTTTTAATAGATTTAGATAAATGTACAAGCACTTCTTTCTCCTTCTCATAACGTATCATAAACACAACTAAGGAGACAAAATGATGAAACCAATTATCGGTCAACCTGCTAGTGGTATCGCTACTGTAACTAATCCAAATGGCGCTAACATTTATAGTAGCCCTAGTGAGCAAGCTAGTGTTTTAGAATTTGTATCAAATGGAAATTGGCATGAAGTTACTTTGCTAGATGGAAAGAAAGGATGGCTTCTCGGCTCCGAAGCTATCATTCAAGTTACTCCTAATAACATTGCCCCACTTCCGTTATCAGATTTAAGTACTGCTATTATCACTATTGATCCAGGTCATGGAGGATCAGCTTCAGGTGCCATAAGTGCAGATGGGACGTATGAAGAAAAGAATGCTAATTTAGATATTGCCCTTAAGCTCGAAAACCTTTTAAGAAGTGAAAATAATATTCAAAACAATTGGATGACAAGAACCAATGATCAAGATGTCAGCCTCGCGTATCGAGCTGATTTAGGAACAGCAAGTGGAGGGCATCTTTTCATCAGTATCCACAACAATTCCAATTCCGCTTCATCCCACGGTATAGAAAATTATTATCAGTGTGGAAGAGAACAGACAGTGGAAACGTAGCAGAAGAGCAATTTATTGGCAATGCAGGTGCAGAATCACTTGTTGACCGCTATCGGAACAAGTAATTGTACACAGCCTTATGACCGAGGGGTGAAGTGCAGATTATGGGGAAAGAAGGACTATTACTATGTTTTGCGTAATACCTTCATACCTGCTATTATCGCGGAATGTGTTTTTATATCTAATCCGGGTGAAGGTATTTGTTTAAAGAATGACGACTTCCGCTCAGTTTTGGCAACAGGTATTCGTGATGGTATTGTTGCTTATTTGACTACCTAATCTAAAAAAATGGGACAAGTTCCTAAGTAATTACTAATAAACCGGATTAATTTTTGACAATTGTTTACCGTCTAGGTTGCTGCAAATTACAGAATCAGCTGGCTGTTTGAAGTTTGCTGAAAAGATGATGGCATAGCCATCAAGTTAAGGTTATGTATAATTTTAGAAACAAACAAGCCAGGCACTGAAAGCACCTGGCTTGTTTGTGTTTAATTGATGGCTATTCCTCTTTTCTCTGCTTACGGTATCATCCACGTTAAATAGTAAGCTTGTACATATGTCATAATCCCCACAATGATTACGAAGAATAGACTATGCTTTACTGTGAAGCGGAATAAGTCTGATTCTTTTCCAGCTAGACCTACCGCCGCACACGCAATTGCAATCGATTGCGGAGAAATCATTTTACCCGTTACACCACCTGTTGTATTTGCAGCAACAAGCAATACTTCTGATACGCCAACTTGCTGCGCTGTAATAGCTTGTAAGTTGGAGAATAATGCATTTGCCGACGTATCTGATCCTGTTAAGAATACGCCGATCCAGCCAAGGAATGGTGAGAAGAACGGGAATAATCCACCTGTTCCTGCTAATGCTAACGCAAGTGTTGACGATAAACCGGAATAGTTTGCAATAAACGCGAATCCTAATACGAAACCAATAGATAGAATTGGCATTTTTAATTCTTGTAATGTTTCTTTAAACGTTTCAGCCGCTTGTTTTGCGCTCATTTTCAGTATAAAGATTGAAATGATACACGCAATTAAAATCGCTGTTCCTGTTGCTGATAGAACGTCAAACTTTAATATCGCCTCATAAGGCGTTGGTTTATTTACAATTGGCTCTGCCTTCATTACTACATTATGCAATCCTGGAACTTCAAACTTAAAGACAAGACTTTCTAACGCCCCGCCTGGAGCAAATAAAGCTTTAAAGAACCCTTGACTCCAAATGACAACCATCACCGTCAAAATAATAAACGGTGACCAAGCTTTCACAACTTTTCCAACTGTTAATTTCGGCATTGATGAAGCCGTCGTTGCAGCCACTTCAGCGTTCGCTTGATTAGATTGATAAATTTCTTTCGGTTGCCATACTTTTAGGAATAATGCTAAACATACTAAGCTGACAAGCGCTGATGTAATATCCGGAAGTTCCGGTCCTAAAAACGTCGCTGTAATAAACTGTGTAATTGCAAATGAACCACCTGCTACAAATAAAGCAGGCCATGTTTGTTTTATACCTTTGAAGCCATCCATTAAAAATACGATAAAGAATGGAACAAATAGTGATAAGAATGGCAATTGATGCCCAGCCATTTGGCCGATTTTGTGAGGATCGATACCCGTTACTTGCCCTGCAACTGTAATCGGAATCCCCATTGCTCCAAACGCTACTGGTGCTGTATTGGCAATTAAGCAAAGTCCAGCCGCATATAACGGATTTAAACCAAGACCTGCAAGAAGTGCTGCCGTAATTGCTACCGGTGCACCAAATCCTGCTGCCCCTTCCAAAAATGCGCCAAATGAAAAACCAATTAAAATAACGAGTAAACGATGATCATTCGTAATCGATAGTACCGATGCACGAATCACATCAAATTGCCCTGTTTTAACAGAAATCTTATATAAAAACACCGACATCACAATAATCCATGCAATTGGCCATAACCCATATAAGAAGCCATATCCAGTTGCAGCCATCGCCATTGTAAACGGCATTTTATACGCAAATAGTGCAACTAAAATCGTTAATACAACTGTAATAAATCCTGCCACATACCCCTTCATACGAAACACTGCTAAAGCCAAGAAAAAAAAGATAATTGGAATAAGTGCTACCGCTGCGGAAATCCAAATGTTACCGAACGGATCGTAAACTTGTGTCCATGTCCCCATTGTCCTCTTCCTTTCTGTAATCCCCTGTGTTAAG
Coding sequences within it:
- the thiC gene encoding phosphomethylpyrimidine synthase ThiC, yielding MKQSVSAEQIELKSSLPGSKKVYVDGPREGMKVPMREIEQSDTNGVPNPPIRVYDTSGPYTDPEYKVELEKGIPTPRRGWIVDRGDVEEYEGREIKPEDDGVKAASNHTPVFPQMDRKPLRAKKGANVTQMHYARNGIITSEMEYIAIREGVEPEFVRKEIAEGRAILPANINHPEAEPMIIGRNFHVKVNANIGNSAVSSSIAEEVEKMTWATRWGADTIMDLSTGKNIHTTREWIIRNAPVPVGTVPIYQALEKVNGIAEDLTWEVYRDTLIEQAEQGVDYFTIHAGVLLRYIPITAKRTTGIVSRGGSIMAQWCLFHHKENFLYTHFEEICEIMKQYDVSFSLGDGLRPGSIADANDEAQFSELETLGELTKVAWKHDVQVMIEGPGHVPMHLIKENMDKELDICQGAPFYTLGPLTTDIAPGYDHITSAIGAAMIGWFGTAMLCYVTPKEHLGLPNKDDVREGVITYKIAAHAADLAKGHKTAQQRDDALSKARFEFRWRDQFNLSLDPERAMDFHDETLPAEGAKTAHFCSMCGPKFCSMRISHDIREYAKENDLETTEAIEKGMEEKAKEFKDAGSHLYQ
- a CDS encoding N-acetylmuramoyl-L-alanine amidase → MFKLYLDPGHGGTDSGAIGNELLEKNLTLDIALRIRSLLLNNYENVDVKMSRETDVFVSLTERTNAANTWQANYFLSIHINSADSSSAKGYEDFIYDGLSDSSQTATYQNILHEEIIKTNELFDRGKKKADLHVLRESNMPALLTENGFITNVEDTTKLKDANWRQKVAEGHVNGLARAFNLTKKSNTYRVIIDGVQVGAYAKKENILTAVQNNLDQSQEILIQKIQSQPTVAPPSSLSRFMSTVDTNTLYLEGQQLGETAALNMRDDIVVLDFGWPKYVRKTKTYGTLLFSGFRAGNTFASTTDIANAVKAFAQGYHTAINNNANNSRVVIAIGTNNKKGASSEHAQAWASMVEQVKVWAQNQGYSEITIAAASDMEMGWNSPRNTRAWVNSYKSYFLNSGKPFITLYNYGDAAGCPPYGTCNNGWTQDDVWYISWGSGISSPLPEIYTTNSAQAKEWASLVKYSFTKDPNNPMIIAGVITQYQACIDQGGCSGTNNTPAQGWTQLWNELNSDSQTAQTLTNPQTLRWATDITWQN
- the lldP gene encoding L-lactate permease, with product MGTWTQVYDPFGNIWISAAVALIPIIFFFLALAVFRMKGYVAGFITVVLTILVALFAYKMPFTMAMAATGYGFLYGLWPIAWIIVMSVFLYKISVKTGQFDVIRASVLSITNDHRLLVILIGFSFGAFLEGAAGFGAPVAITAALLAGLGLNPLYAAGLCLIANTAPVAFGAMGIPITVAGQVTGIDPHKIGQMAGHQLPFLSLFVPFFIVFLMDGFKGIKQTWPALFVAGGSFAITQFITATFLGPELPDITSALVSLVCLALFLKVWQPKEIYQSNQANAEVAATTASSMPKLTVGKVVKAWSPFIILTVMVVIWSQGFFKALFAPGGALESLVFKFEVPGLHNVVMKAEPIVNKPTPYEAILKFDVLSATGTAILIACIISIFILKMSAKQAAETFKETLQELKMPILSIGFVLGFAFIANYSGLSSTLALALAGTGGLFPFFSPFLGWIGVFLTGSDTSANALFSNLQAITAQQVGVSEVLLVAANTTGGVTGKMISPQSIAIACAAVGLAGKESDLFRFTVKHSLFFVIIVGIMTYVQAYYLTWMIP